A window of Oncorhynchus tshawytscha isolate Ot180627B linkage group LG10, Otsh_v2.0, whole genome shotgun sequence contains these coding sequences:
- the LOC112235600 gene encoding uncharacterized protein LOC112235600 isoform X6, producing MSNSGSYTCEGVKGNKFSKTSEAVQLTVSGNPKAVLRISPQWLNPGDSVALNCKVDKTSTGWRFSWYRTVPYRAGLPSLSDKSYSLQPLSDNVTTEDSYTLIPAGPTPTGGYVCRAGRGDPVYDTLYSEPQFLWSGDLQSSVSLRISPNTTQHFISKSLSLSCEKKGSSTRLRLKRYTERGVESGCVSNWGSITGSICTISYSYTGDSGVYWCESGSGEYSNAVNITVEDGDVILESPVHPLTEGDSVTLTCKYWTTSSNIKADFYKDGILIKNETTGEMTIPAVSKSDEGFYKCKYPDNGESPESWMTVRAVAPGSSTSVLVGVVVGLVVAGVLLVILLVLLWRFKNAKGSCFNRIYSHPQPQCTNQDPHQDQGSTQGQAPDAGYTRLQHGGVHIYDTINPSDNYNNDAAAPPSHVTYAQIQLTKLDKKKNEKPADPKESPVYSDVKTGKATTAGLVDVTYAEVVLQKKNKAKKKRNNNPT from the exons atgtctaacaGTGGTTCATATACCTGTGAGGGTGTAAAGGGAAACAAGTTTTCCAAGACCAGTGAAGCTGTACAACTGACTGTGTCTG GTAACCCCAAGGCTGTCCTGAGAATCTCTCCTCAGTGGCTGAACCCTGGAGACTCAGTGGCTCTGAACTGTAAAGTTGACAAGACGTCTACAGGATGGAGGTTCTCCTGGTACAGGACTGTTCCCTACAGAGCTGGGTTACCCTCCCTATCAGACAAGTCTTACTCTCTACAGCCCCTATCTGACAATGTGACTACTGAAGACTCCTACACTCTGATCCCTGCTGGTCCTACTCCCACAGGAGGATATGTGTGTAGAGCTGGGAGAGGAGACCCAGTCTATGACACACTCTACAGTGAACCTCAGTTTCTCTGGTCAGGAG ATCTGCAGTCTTCAGTGTCTCTCAGAATAAGTCCCAACACAACTCAACACTTTATATCAAAGTCTCTCTCACTGAGCTGTGAGAAGAAGGGGAGCTCTACCAGATTGAGACtgaagagatacacagagagaggagtagagtcaGGGTGTGTCTCTAACTGGGGATCAATAACAGGGTCCATATGTACCATCAGCTACTCATACACAGGGGACAGTGGAGTGTACTGGTGCGAGTCTGGATCAGGAGAGTACAGTAATGCTGTCAACATCACAGTGGAGG ATGGTGATGTGATCCTGGAGAGCCCTGTTCATCCCCTGACTGAAGGAGACTCTGTGACTCTGACCTGCAAATACTGGACAACCAGCTCAAACATCAAGGCTGATTTCTACAAAGATGGAATACTCATCAAGAATGAGACCACAGGAGAGATGACCATCCCTGCAGTATCCAAGTCAGATGAAGGATTCTACAAATGCAAATACCCTGACAATGGAGAATCACCAGAGAGCTGGATGACAGTGAGAG CCGTAGCTCCTGGATCCTCTACATCAGTCCTAGTAGGAGTGGTTGTGGGTCTGGTTGTTGCTGGTGTTCTACTGGTCATTCTCCTCGTCCTGCTGTGGAGATTTAAAAACGCCAAAG GATCCTGTTTTAACAGAATATACTC ACACCCCCAGCCCCAGTGCACCAACCAGGACCCCCACCAGGACCAAGGATCTACCCAGGGTCAGGCTCCTGATGCTGGGTATACACGTCTGCAGCATG GTGGTGTTCACATCTACGATACGATCAATCCCTCAGACAACTACAATAatg ATGCTGCTGCTCCACCAAGTCATGTGACGTACGCCCAGATTCAACTCACAAAGTTGGACAAGAAAAAGAATG AAAAGCCAGCTGATCCAAAAGAAAGTCCAGTCTACTCTGACGTGAAGACAGGAAAGGCCACAA CAGCTGGACTTGTTGATGTGACCTATGCTGAGGTTGTCCTCCAAAAGAAGAACAAAGCCAAGAAGAAGAG AAACAACAACCCCACCTGA
- the LOC112235600 gene encoding Fc receptor-like protein 5 isoform X3, giving the protein MLSILIYCGHCDEDDERLVAVLTLQPNWTQIFRGDTITMRCDIHGGGDTDWNYRWYKNSQLFIPFNTKTEYRISPVYMSNSGSYTCEGVKGNKLSKTSEAVQLTVSGNPKAVLRISPQWLNPGDSVALNCKVDKTSTGWRFSWYRTVPYRAGLPSLSDKSYSLQPLSDNVTTEDSYTLIPAGPTPTGGYVCRAGRGDPVYDTLYSEPQFLWSGDLQSSVSLRISPNTTQHFISKSLSLSCEKKGSSTRLRLKRYTERGVESGCVSNWGSITGSICTISYSYTGDSGVYWCESGSGEYSNAVNITVEDGDVILESPVHPLTEGDSVTLTCKYWTTSSNIKADFYKDGILIKNETTGEMTIPAVSKSDEGFYKCKYPDNGESPESWMTVRAVAPGSSTSVLVGVVVGLVVAGVLLVILLVLLWRFKNAKGSCFNRIYSHPQPQCTNQDPHQDQGSTQGQAPDAGYTRLQHGGVHIYDTINPSDNYNNDAAAPPSHVTYAQIQLTKLDKKKNEKPADPKESPVYSDVKTGKATTAGLVDVTYAEVVLQKKNKAKKKRNNNPT; this is encoded by the exons A TGCTGAGTATCCTCATCTACTGTGGACACTGTGATGAAGATGATG AGAGACTTGTAGCTGTTCTGACCCTCCAACCCAACTGGACCCAGATATTCAGAGGAGACACTATCACTATGAGATGTGACATACATGGGGGAGGAGACACTGACTGGAACTACAGATGGTATAAGAATAGTCAGTTATTCATCCCCTTTAACACAAAGACTGAGTACAGAATCagtcctgtctacatgtctaacaGTGGATCATATACCTGTGAGGGTGTAAAGGGAAACAAGTTATCCAAGACCAGTGAAGCTGTACAACTGACTGTGTCTG GTAACCCCAAGGCTGTCCTGAGAATCTCTCCTCAGTGGCTGAACCCTGGAGACTCAGTGGCTCTGAACTGTAAAGTTGACAAGACGTCTACAGGATGGAGGTTCTCCTGGTACAGGACTGTTCCCTACAGAGCTGGGTTACCCTCCCTATCAGACAAGTCTTACTCTCTACAGCCCCTATCTGACAATGTGACTACTGAAGACTCCTACACTCTGATCCCTGCTGGTCCTACTCCCACAGGAGGATATGTGTGTAGAGCTGGGAGAGGAGACCCAGTCTATGACACACTCTACAGTGAACCTCAGTTTCTCTGGTCAGGAG ATCTGCAGTCTTCAGTGTCTCTCAGAATAAGTCCCAACACAACTCAACACTTTATATCAAAGTCTCTCTCACTGAGCTGTGAGAAGAAGGGGAGCTCTACCAGATTGAGACtgaagagatacacagagagaggagtagagtcaGGGTGTGTCTCTAACTGGGGATCAATAACAGGGTCCATATGTACCATCAGCTACTCATACACAGGGGACAGTGGAGTGTACTGGTGCGAGTCTGGATCAGGAGAGTACAGTAATGCTGTCAACATCACAGTGGAGG ATGGTGATGTGATCCTGGAGAGCCCTGTTCATCCCCTGACTGAAGGAGACTCTGTGACTCTGACCTGCAAATACTGGACAACCAGCTCAAACATCAAGGCTGATTTCTACAAAGATGGAATACTCATCAAGAATGAGACCACAGGAGAGATGACCATCCCTGCAGTATCCAAGTCAGATGAAGGATTCTACAAATGCAAATACCCTGACAATGGAGAATCACCAGAGAGCTGGATGACAGTGAGAG CCGTAGCTCCTGGATCCTCTACATCAGTCCTAGTAGGAGTGGTTGTGGGTCTGGTTGTTGCTGGTGTTCTACTGGTCATTCTCCTCGTCCTGCTGTGGAGATTTAAAAACGCCAAAG GATCCTGTTTTAACAGAATATACTC ACACCCCCAGCCCCAGTGCACCAACCAGGACCCCCACCAGGACCAAGGATCTACCCAGGGTCAGGCTCCTGATGCTGGGTATACACGTCTGCAGCATG GTGGTGTTCACATCTACGATACGATCAATCCCTCAGACAACTACAATAatg ATGCTGCTGCTCCACCAAGTCATGTGACGTACGCCCAGATTCAACTCACAAAGTTGGACAAGAAAAAGAATG AAAAGCCAGCTGATCCAAAAGAAAGTCCAGTCTACTCTGACGTGAAGACAGGAAAGGCCACAA CAGCTGGACTTGTTGATGTGACCTATGCTGAGGTTGTCCTCCAAAAGAAGAACAAAGCCAAGAAGAAGAG AAACAACAACCCCACCTGA
- the LOC112235600 gene encoding Fc receptor-like protein 5 isoform X4 encodes MKHEERLVAVLTLQPNWTQIFRGDTITMRCDIHGGGDTDWNYRWYKNSQLFIPFNTKTEYRISPVYMSNSGSYTCEGVKGNKLSKTSEAVQLTVSGNPKAVLRISPQWLNPGDSVALNCKVDKTSTGWRFSWYRTVPYRAGLPSLSDKSYSLQPLSDNVTTEDSYTLIPAGPTPTGGYVCRAGRGDPVYDTLYSEPQFLWSGDLQSSVSLRISPNTTQHFISKSLSLSCEKKGSSTRLRLKRYTERGVESGCVSNWGSITGSICTISYSYTGDSGVYWCESGSGEYSNAVNITVEDGDVILESPVHPLTEGDSVTLTCKYWTTSSNIKADFYKDGILIKNETTGEMTIPAVSKSDEGFYKCKYPDNGESPESWMTVRAVAPGSSTSVLVGVVVGLVVAGVLLVILLVLLWRFKNAKGSCFNRIYSHPQPQCTNQDPHQDQGSTQGQAPDAGYTRLQHGGVHIYDTINPSDNYNNDAAAPPSHVTYAQIQLTKLDKKKNEKPADPKESPVYSDVKTGKATTAGLVDVTYAEVVLQKKNKAKKKRNNNPT; translated from the exons ATGAAGCATGAAG AGAGACTTGTAGCTGTTCTGACCCTCCAACCCAACTGGACCCAGATATTCAGAGGAGACACTATCACTATGAGATGTGACATACATGGGGGAGGAGACACTGACTGGAACTACAGATGGTATAAGAATAGTCAGTTATTCATCCCCTTTAACACAAAGACTGAGTACAGAATCagtcctgtctacatgtctaacaGTGGATCATATACCTGTGAGGGTGTAAAGGGAAACAAGTTATCCAAGACCAGTGAAGCTGTACAACTGACTGTGTCTG GTAACCCCAAGGCTGTCCTGAGAATCTCTCCTCAGTGGCTGAACCCTGGAGACTCAGTGGCTCTGAACTGTAAAGTTGACAAGACGTCTACAGGATGGAGGTTCTCCTGGTACAGGACTGTTCCCTACAGAGCTGGGTTACCCTCCCTATCAGACAAGTCTTACTCTCTACAGCCCCTATCTGACAATGTGACTACTGAAGACTCCTACACTCTGATCCCTGCTGGTCCTACTCCCACAGGAGGATATGTGTGTAGAGCTGGGAGAGGAGACCCAGTCTATGACACACTCTACAGTGAACCTCAGTTTCTCTGGTCAGGAG ATCTGCAGTCTTCAGTGTCTCTCAGAATAAGTCCCAACACAACTCAACACTTTATATCAAAGTCTCTCTCACTGAGCTGTGAGAAGAAGGGGAGCTCTACCAGATTGAGACtgaagagatacacagagagaggagtagagtcaGGGTGTGTCTCTAACTGGGGATCAATAACAGGGTCCATATGTACCATCAGCTACTCATACACAGGGGACAGTGGAGTGTACTGGTGCGAGTCTGGATCAGGAGAGTACAGTAATGCTGTCAACATCACAGTGGAGG ATGGTGATGTGATCCTGGAGAGCCCTGTTCATCCCCTGACTGAAGGAGACTCTGTGACTCTGACCTGCAAATACTGGACAACCAGCTCAAACATCAAGGCTGATTTCTACAAAGATGGAATACTCATCAAGAATGAGACCACAGGAGAGATGACCATCCCTGCAGTATCCAAGTCAGATGAAGGATTCTACAAATGCAAATACCCTGACAATGGAGAATCACCAGAGAGCTGGATGACAGTGAGAG CCGTAGCTCCTGGATCCTCTACATCAGTCCTAGTAGGAGTGGTTGTGGGTCTGGTTGTTGCTGGTGTTCTACTGGTCATTCTCCTCGTCCTGCTGTGGAGATTTAAAAACGCCAAAG GATCCTGTTTTAACAGAATATACTC ACACCCCCAGCCCCAGTGCACCAACCAGGACCCCCACCAGGACCAAGGATCTACCCAGGGTCAGGCTCCTGATGCTGGGTATACACGTCTGCAGCATG GTGGTGTTCACATCTACGATACGATCAATCCCTCAGACAACTACAATAatg ATGCTGCTGCTCCACCAAGTCATGTGACGTACGCCCAGATTCAACTCACAAAGTTGGACAAGAAAAAGAATG AAAAGCCAGCTGATCCAAAAGAAAGTCCAGTCTACTCTGACGTGAAGACAGGAAAGGCCACAA CAGCTGGACTTGTTGATGTGACCTATGCTGAGGTTGTCCTCCAAAAGAAGAACAAAGCCAAGAAGAAGAG AAACAACAACCCCACCTGA
- the LOC112235600 gene encoding uncharacterized protein LOC112235600 isoform X5, translated as MRCDIHGGGDTDWNYRWYKNSQLFIPFNTKTEYRISPVYMSNSGSYTCEGVKGNKLSKTSEAVQLTVSGNPKAVLRISPQWLNPGDSVALNCKVDKTSTGWRFSWYRTVPYRAGLPSLSDKSYSLQPLSDNVTTEDSYTLIPAGPTPTGGYVCRAGRGDPVYDTLYSEPQFLWSGDLQSSVSLRISPNTTQHFISKSLSLSCEKKGSSTRLRLKRYTERGVESGCVSNWGSITGSICTISYSYTGDSGVYWCESGSGEYSNAVNITVEDGDVILESPVHPLTEGDSVTLTCKYWTTSSNIKADFYKDGILIKNETTGEMTIPAVSKSDEGFYKCKYPDNGESPESWMTVRAVAPGSSTSVLVGVVVGLVVAGVLLVILLVLLWRFKNAKGSCFNRIYSHPQPQCTNQDPHQDQGSTQGQAPDAGYTRLQHGGVHIYDTINPSDNYNNDAAAPPSHVTYAQIQLTKLDKKKNEKPADPKESPVYSDVKTGKATTAGLVDVTYAEVVLQKKNKAKKKRNNNPT; from the exons ATGAGATGTGACATACATGGGGGAGGAGACACTGACTGGAACTACAGATGGTATAAGAATAGTCAGTTATTCATCCCCTTTAACACAAAGACTGAGTACAGAATCagtcctgtctacatgtctaacaGTGGATCATATACCTGTGAGGGTGTAAAGGGAAACAAGTTATCCAAGACCAGTGAAGCTGTACAACTGACTGTGTCTG GTAACCCCAAGGCTGTCCTGAGAATCTCTCCTCAGTGGCTGAACCCTGGAGACTCAGTGGCTCTGAACTGTAAAGTTGACAAGACGTCTACAGGATGGAGGTTCTCCTGGTACAGGACTGTTCCCTACAGAGCTGGGTTACCCTCCCTATCAGACAAGTCTTACTCTCTACAGCCCCTATCTGACAATGTGACTACTGAAGACTCCTACACTCTGATCCCTGCTGGTCCTACTCCCACAGGAGGATATGTGTGTAGAGCTGGGAGAGGAGACCCAGTCTATGACACACTCTACAGTGAACCTCAGTTTCTCTGGTCAGGAG ATCTGCAGTCTTCAGTGTCTCTCAGAATAAGTCCCAACACAACTCAACACTTTATATCAAAGTCTCTCTCACTGAGCTGTGAGAAGAAGGGGAGCTCTACCAGATTGAGACtgaagagatacacagagagaggagtagagtcaGGGTGTGTCTCTAACTGGGGATCAATAACAGGGTCCATATGTACCATCAGCTACTCATACACAGGGGACAGTGGAGTGTACTGGTGCGAGTCTGGATCAGGAGAGTACAGTAATGCTGTCAACATCACAGTGGAGG ATGGTGATGTGATCCTGGAGAGCCCTGTTCATCCCCTGACTGAAGGAGACTCTGTGACTCTGACCTGCAAATACTGGACAACCAGCTCAAACATCAAGGCTGATTTCTACAAAGATGGAATACTCATCAAGAATGAGACCACAGGAGAGATGACCATCCCTGCAGTATCCAAGTCAGATGAAGGATTCTACAAATGCAAATACCCTGACAATGGAGAATCACCAGAGAGCTGGATGACAGTGAGAG CCGTAGCTCCTGGATCCTCTACATCAGTCCTAGTAGGAGTGGTTGTGGGTCTGGTTGTTGCTGGTGTTCTACTGGTCATTCTCCTCGTCCTGCTGTGGAGATTTAAAAACGCCAAAG GATCCTGTTTTAACAGAATATACTC ACACCCCCAGCCCCAGTGCACCAACCAGGACCCCCACCAGGACCAAGGATCTACCCAGGGTCAGGCTCCTGATGCTGGGTATACACGTCTGCAGCATG GTGGTGTTCACATCTACGATACGATCAATCCCTCAGACAACTACAATAatg ATGCTGCTGCTCCACCAAGTCATGTGACGTACGCCCAGATTCAACTCACAAAGTTGGACAAGAAAAAGAATG AAAAGCCAGCTGATCCAAAAGAAAGTCCAGTCTACTCTGACGTGAAGACAGGAAAGGCCACAA CAGCTGGACTTGTTGATGTGACCTATGCTGAGGTTGTCCTCCAAAAGAAGAACAAAGCCAAGAAGAAGAG AAACAACAACCCCACCTGA
- the LOC112235600 gene encoding Fc receptor-like protein 5 isoform X1: MENTLLCVLLLLSILIYCGHCDEDDERLVAVLTLQPNWTQIFRGDTITMRCDIHGGGDTDWNYRWYKNSQLFIPFNTKTEYRISPVYMSNSGSYTCEGVKGNKLSKTSEAVQLTVSGNPKAVLRISPQWLNPGDSVALNCKVDKTSTGWRFSWYRTVPYRAGLPSLSDKSYSLQPLSDNVTTEDSYTLIPAGPTPTGGYVCRAGRGDPVYDTLYSEPQFLWSGDLQSSVSLRISPNTTQHFISKSLSLSCEKKGSSTRLRLKRYTERGVESGCVSNWGSITGSICTISYSYTGDSGVYWCESGSGEYSNAVNITVEDGDVILESPVHPLTEGDSVTLTCKYWTTSSNIKADFYKDGILIKNETTGEMTIPAVSKSDEGFYKCKYPDNGESPESWMTVRAVAPGSSTSVLVGVVVGLVVAGVLLVILLVLLWRFKNAKGSCFNRIYSHPQPQCTNQDPHQDQGSTQGQAPDAGYTRLQHGGVHIYDTINPSDNYNNDAAAPPSHVTYAQIQLTKLDKKKNEKPADPKESPVYSDVKTGKATTAGLVDVTYAEVVLQKKNKAKKKRNNNPT, from the exons ATGGAGAACACATTGCTCTGTGTGCTGCTCT TGCTGAGTATCCTCATCTACTGTGGACACTGTGATGAAGATGATG AGAGACTTGTAGCTGTTCTGACCCTCCAACCCAACTGGACCCAGATATTCAGAGGAGACACTATCACTATGAGATGTGACATACATGGGGGAGGAGACACTGACTGGAACTACAGATGGTATAAGAATAGTCAGTTATTCATCCCCTTTAACACAAAGACTGAGTACAGAATCagtcctgtctacatgtctaacaGTGGATCATATACCTGTGAGGGTGTAAAGGGAAACAAGTTATCCAAGACCAGTGAAGCTGTACAACTGACTGTGTCTG GTAACCCCAAGGCTGTCCTGAGAATCTCTCCTCAGTGGCTGAACCCTGGAGACTCAGTGGCTCTGAACTGTAAAGTTGACAAGACGTCTACAGGATGGAGGTTCTCCTGGTACAGGACTGTTCCCTACAGAGCTGGGTTACCCTCCCTATCAGACAAGTCTTACTCTCTACAGCCCCTATCTGACAATGTGACTACTGAAGACTCCTACACTCTGATCCCTGCTGGTCCTACTCCCACAGGAGGATATGTGTGTAGAGCTGGGAGAGGAGACCCAGTCTATGACACACTCTACAGTGAACCTCAGTTTCTCTGGTCAGGAG ATCTGCAGTCTTCAGTGTCTCTCAGAATAAGTCCCAACACAACTCAACACTTTATATCAAAGTCTCTCTCACTGAGCTGTGAGAAGAAGGGGAGCTCTACCAGATTGAGACtgaagagatacacagagagaggagtagagtcaGGGTGTGTCTCTAACTGGGGATCAATAACAGGGTCCATATGTACCATCAGCTACTCATACACAGGGGACAGTGGAGTGTACTGGTGCGAGTCTGGATCAGGAGAGTACAGTAATGCTGTCAACATCACAGTGGAGG ATGGTGATGTGATCCTGGAGAGCCCTGTTCATCCCCTGACTGAAGGAGACTCTGTGACTCTGACCTGCAAATACTGGACAACCAGCTCAAACATCAAGGCTGATTTCTACAAAGATGGAATACTCATCAAGAATGAGACCACAGGAGAGATGACCATCCCTGCAGTATCCAAGTCAGATGAAGGATTCTACAAATGCAAATACCCTGACAATGGAGAATCACCAGAGAGCTGGATGACAGTGAGAG CCGTAGCTCCTGGATCCTCTACATCAGTCCTAGTAGGAGTGGTTGTGGGTCTGGTTGTTGCTGGTGTTCTACTGGTCATTCTCCTCGTCCTGCTGTGGAGATTTAAAAACGCCAAAG GATCCTGTTTTAACAGAATATACTC ACACCCCCAGCCCCAGTGCACCAACCAGGACCCCCACCAGGACCAAGGATCTACCCAGGGTCAGGCTCCTGATGCTGGGTATACACGTCTGCAGCATG GTGGTGTTCACATCTACGATACGATCAATCCCTCAGACAACTACAATAatg ATGCTGCTGCTCCACCAAGTCATGTGACGTACGCCCAGATTCAACTCACAAAGTTGGACAAGAAAAAGAATG AAAAGCCAGCTGATCCAAAAGAAAGTCCAGTCTACTCTGACGTGAAGACAGGAAAGGCCACAA CAGCTGGACTTGTTGATGTGACCTATGCTGAGGTTGTCCTCCAAAAGAAGAACAAAGCCAAGAAGAAGAG AAACAACAACCCCACCTGA
- the LOC112235600 gene encoding Fc receptor-like protein 5 isoform X2, which translates to MENTLLCVLLLLSILIYCGHCDEDDERLVAVLTLQPNWTQIFRGDTITMRCDIHGGGDTDWNYRWYKNSQLFIPFNTKTEYRISPVYMSNSGSYTCEGVKGNKLSKTSEAVQLTVSGNPKAVLRISPQWLNPGDSVALNCKVDKTSTGWRFSWYRTVPYRAGLPSLSDKSYSLQPLSDNVTTEDSYTLIPAGPTPTGGYVCRAGRGDPVYDTLYSEPQFLWSGDLQSSVSLRISPNTTQHFISKSLSLSCEKKGSSTRLRLKRYTERGVESGCVSNWGSITGSICTISYSYTGDSGVYWCESGSGEYSNAVNITVEDGDVILESPVHPLTEGDSVTLTCKYWTTSSNIKADFYKDGILIKNETTGEMTIPAVSKSDEGFYKCKYPDNGESPESWMTVRAVAPGSSTSVLVGVVVGLVVAGVLLVILLVLLWRFKNAKGSCFNRIYSHPQPQCTNQDPHQDQGSTQGQAPDAGYTRLQHGGVHIYDTINPSDNYNNDAAAPPSHVTYAQIQLTKLDKKKNEKPADPKESPVYSDVKTGKATTGLVDVTYAEVVLQKKNKAKKKRNNNPT; encoded by the exons ATGGAGAACACATTGCTCTGTGTGCTGCTCT TGCTGAGTATCCTCATCTACTGTGGACACTGTGATGAAGATGATG AGAGACTTGTAGCTGTTCTGACCCTCCAACCCAACTGGACCCAGATATTCAGAGGAGACACTATCACTATGAGATGTGACATACATGGGGGAGGAGACACTGACTGGAACTACAGATGGTATAAGAATAGTCAGTTATTCATCCCCTTTAACACAAAGACTGAGTACAGAATCagtcctgtctacatgtctaacaGTGGATCATATACCTGTGAGGGTGTAAAGGGAAACAAGTTATCCAAGACCAGTGAAGCTGTACAACTGACTGTGTCTG GTAACCCCAAGGCTGTCCTGAGAATCTCTCCTCAGTGGCTGAACCCTGGAGACTCAGTGGCTCTGAACTGTAAAGTTGACAAGACGTCTACAGGATGGAGGTTCTCCTGGTACAGGACTGTTCCCTACAGAGCTGGGTTACCCTCCCTATCAGACAAGTCTTACTCTCTACAGCCCCTATCTGACAATGTGACTACTGAAGACTCCTACACTCTGATCCCTGCTGGTCCTACTCCCACAGGAGGATATGTGTGTAGAGCTGGGAGAGGAGACCCAGTCTATGACACACTCTACAGTGAACCTCAGTTTCTCTGGTCAGGAG ATCTGCAGTCTTCAGTGTCTCTCAGAATAAGTCCCAACACAACTCAACACTTTATATCAAAGTCTCTCTCACTGAGCTGTGAGAAGAAGGGGAGCTCTACCAGATTGAGACtgaagagatacacagagagaggagtagagtcaGGGTGTGTCTCTAACTGGGGATCAATAACAGGGTCCATATGTACCATCAGCTACTCATACACAGGGGACAGTGGAGTGTACTGGTGCGAGTCTGGATCAGGAGAGTACAGTAATGCTGTCAACATCACAGTGGAGG ATGGTGATGTGATCCTGGAGAGCCCTGTTCATCCCCTGACTGAAGGAGACTCTGTGACTCTGACCTGCAAATACTGGACAACCAGCTCAAACATCAAGGCTGATTTCTACAAAGATGGAATACTCATCAAGAATGAGACCACAGGAGAGATGACCATCCCTGCAGTATCCAAGTCAGATGAAGGATTCTACAAATGCAAATACCCTGACAATGGAGAATCACCAGAGAGCTGGATGACAGTGAGAG CCGTAGCTCCTGGATCCTCTACATCAGTCCTAGTAGGAGTGGTTGTGGGTCTGGTTGTTGCTGGTGTTCTACTGGTCATTCTCCTCGTCCTGCTGTGGAGATTTAAAAACGCCAAAG GATCCTGTTTTAACAGAATATACTC ACACCCCCAGCCCCAGTGCACCAACCAGGACCCCCACCAGGACCAAGGATCTACCCAGGGTCAGGCTCCTGATGCTGGGTATACACGTCTGCAGCATG GTGGTGTTCACATCTACGATACGATCAATCCCTCAGACAACTACAATAatg ATGCTGCTGCTCCACCAAGTCATGTGACGTACGCCCAGATTCAACTCACAAAGTTGGACAAGAAAAAGAATG AAAAGCCAGCTGATCCAAAAGAAAGTCCAGTCTACTCTGACGTGAAGACAGGAAAGGCCACAA CTGGACTTGTTGATGTGACCTATGCTGAGGTTGTCCTCCAAAAGAAGAACAAAGCCAAGAAGAAGAG AAACAACAACCCCACCTGA